A single Micromonospora luteifusca DNA region contains:
- a CDS encoding site-2 protease family protein produces the protein MEQTPRPPRRPDRRLGLNVGRVFGVPLHLNGSMVLLAVLIAVLYAEFARRQLDLPQISGYLIGFGFVVSLLGSVLLHELGHALTARRYGIGVRGITLELLGGYTEMDRDAPSPRVDLLVSLAGPAVSAVLGVLAVAATLALPEGTVTHQLAFQLAVSNVIVAVFNSLPGLPLDGGRALRAAVWGMTRDRHLGTEVAGWAGRVVAVGTAALVLLLTLADYLVPLALPLMLLVAVTLWRGAGQAIRAARVGRRFPLIDLARLARPAWPVATGTPLAEAERRRAEGGQPGSPLLVTDSTGRPVALVDPAAADAVPVERRPWLAVDAVARSLGTLPSLPVGLDGEQVMDAVQTHPGAQYVVTSGEDVVGILHIADLAQLLEPNRKMTP, from the coding sequence ATGGAGCAGACACCTCGCCCGCCGCGCCGACCCGACCGGCGCCTCGGCCTGAACGTCGGCCGGGTTTTCGGGGTGCCGCTGCACCTCAACGGCTCGATGGTCCTGCTCGCGGTGCTCATCGCCGTGCTGTACGCCGAGTTCGCCCGCCGACAGTTGGACCTGCCGCAGATCAGCGGCTACCTGATCGGCTTCGGATTCGTGGTGTCGCTGCTCGGCTCGGTGCTGCTGCACGAGCTGGGCCATGCCCTCACCGCCCGGCGCTACGGCATCGGTGTGCGCGGAATCACCCTGGAACTGCTCGGCGGCTACACCGAGATGGACCGGGACGCCCCGTCCCCCCGCGTCGACCTGCTGGTCTCGCTGGCCGGCCCGGCGGTCTCCGCGGTGCTCGGCGTCCTCGCGGTCGCCGCCACGCTCGCGCTGCCCGAGGGGACGGTGACTCACCAACTGGCCTTCCAACTCGCGGTCAGCAACGTCATCGTCGCGGTGTTCAACAGCCTGCCCGGTCTGCCGCTCGACGGCGGCCGGGCACTGCGCGCGGCGGTGTGGGGGATGACCCGCGACCGGCACCTGGGCACCGAGGTCGCCGGGTGGGCCGGGCGCGTCGTCGCCGTCGGCACCGCGGCGCTGGTCCTGCTCCTCACCCTCGCCGACTACCTGGTGCCGCTGGCGTTGCCGCTGATGCTGCTGGTCGCCGTCACCCTCTGGCGCGGCGCCGGGCAGGCGATCCGGGCCGCCCGGGTCGGCCGCCGGTTCCCGCTGATCGACCTCGCCCGGCTCGCCCGTCCGGCCTGGCCGGTGGCCACCGGTACGCCCCTGGCCGAGGCCGAGCGCCGACGCGCCGAAGGTGGGCAGCCCGGCTCGCCCCTGCTGGTCACCGACTCCACCGGCCGGCCGGTGGCGCTGGTCGACCCGGCCGCCGCCGACGCCGTGCCCGTCGAACGCCGACCGTGGCTGGCGGTGGACGCCGTCGCCCGATCACTGGGCACACTTCCCTCGCTGCCGGTCGGCTTGGACGGCGAGCAGGTGATGGACGCCGTACAGACCCACCCGGGCGCGCAGTACGTGGTGACGTCAGGCGAAGATGTCGTCGGCATTCTGCACATCGCGGACCTGGCCCAGCTCCTCGAACCCAACCGGAAGATGACACCGTGA
- a CDS encoding tRNA (adenine-N1)-methyltransferase yields the protein MTATPSTVAVDPATPALTPVHRGPFRPGDRVQLTDPKGRMHTVTLEPGKEFHTHRGILAHDALIGLPDGSVVTTSGGGTAFLALRPLLSDYVLSMPRGAQVIYPKDSAQIVAMGDIFPGAKVLEAGAGSGALSCSLLRAVGTEGELHSFELRDDFAQIAKRNVEAFFNGPHPSWHLHVGDVAQCQETGFDRIILDMLTPWETLDMVERALVPGGVFIGYVATTPQLSELVEALRERGGWTEPRAWESLVRDWHAEGLAVRPDHRMIAHTAFLVSARKLAPGVTAPPRRRKPSKGTEAYVQRRQDLRAAEAARQAAAQVADAQPNGTGEMDRP from the coding sequence GTGACCGCAACTCCCTCCACCGTCGCAGTCGACCCCGCCACCCCGGCGCTGACACCCGTGCACCGTGGGCCGTTCCGGCCCGGCGACCGGGTCCAGCTGACCGACCCCAAGGGGCGGATGCACACCGTGACGCTGGAGCCCGGCAAGGAGTTCCACACCCACCGGGGCATCCTGGCGCACGACGCGCTGATCGGGCTCCCCGACGGCAGCGTGGTGACGACCTCCGGTGGTGGCACCGCGTTCCTCGCCCTGCGGCCACTCCTGTCGGACTACGTGCTCTCCATGCCGCGCGGCGCTCAAGTGATCTACCCGAAGGACTCGGCGCAGATCGTCGCGATGGGCGACATCTTCCCCGGCGCGAAGGTCCTCGAGGCCGGCGCCGGTTCCGGTGCGCTGAGCTGCTCCCTGCTGCGGGCCGTCGGCACCGAGGGCGAGTTGCACTCGTTCGAGCTGCGTGACGACTTCGCCCAGATCGCCAAGCGCAACGTCGAGGCGTTCTTCAACGGGCCGCACCCGTCGTGGCACCTGCACGTCGGTGACGTCGCGCAGTGCCAGGAGACCGGCTTCGACCGGATCATCCTGGACATGCTGACCCCCTGGGAAACTCTCGACATGGTCGAGCGGGCCTTGGTGCCGGGCGGGGTGTTCATCGGCTACGTCGCCACCACGCCGCAGCTGTCCGAGCTGGTGGAGGCTCTGCGCGAGCGCGGCGGTTGGACCGAGCCGCGGGCCTGGGAGTCCCTGGTGCGCGACTGGCACGCCGAGGGCCTCGCCGTCCGGCCGGACCACCGGATGATCGCGCACACCGCGTTCCTGGTGTCCGCGCGCAAGCTTGCCCCCGGGGTCACCGCGCCGCCACGTCGGCGAAAGCCCAGCAAGGGCACCGAGGCGTACGTGCAGCGCCGCCAGGACCTGCGCGCGGCGGAGGCGGCCCGCCAGGCCGCCGCCCAGGTGGCAGATGCGCAGCCCAACGGTACGGGGGAGATGGACAGGCCGTGA
- a CDS encoding RecB family exonuclease, producing MTAEPVTTSQPPSPAQAPPTVRASLSPSRAADFKTCPLLYRFRSIDRLPERTTVEQARGTLVHAVLERLFDLPAQGRTPAAAGDLVAPQWDRLVTEQPELAGIFDGAEPAGPVEFLRSAAGLLEGYFAVEDPTRLEPAERESLISAVVDEELLIRGYLDRLDVAPDGALRVVDYKTGGAPREAFEARALFQLKFYALVLWRTRGVVPRVLRLLYLRDAEVLDYTPDADELVRFERTVVALWRAIEQATARQDFRPRPSRLCDWCSHQALCPSFGGTPPPFPVAAASADPLRDSRSAPVVPSADE from the coding sequence ATGACGGCGGAACCGGTCACCACCTCCCAGCCCCCCTCCCCGGCGCAGGCGCCGCCGACGGTGCGGGCCTCGCTGTCCCCATCGCGGGCGGCGGATTTCAAGACCTGCCCGCTGCTCTACCGGTTCCGCAGCATCGACCGGCTGCCCGAGCGCACCACCGTGGAGCAGGCCCGGGGCACGCTGGTGCACGCGGTGCTGGAGCGCCTGTTCGACCTGCCGGCGCAGGGTCGCACGCCAGCGGCGGCCGGCGACCTGGTCGCGCCGCAGTGGGACCGGCTGGTCACCGAGCAGCCGGAGCTGGCCGGGATCTTCGACGGAGCGGAGCCGGCCGGTCCGGTGGAGTTTCTCCGCTCGGCCGCCGGGCTGTTGGAGGGCTATTTCGCGGTGGAGGACCCGACCCGGCTGGAGCCGGCCGAACGGGAGAGCCTGATCTCGGCGGTGGTCGACGAGGAGTTGTTGATCCGGGGCTACCTCGACCGGCTCGACGTCGCACCGGACGGCGCGCTGCGGGTGGTCGACTACAAGACCGGGGGCGCGCCACGGGAGGCGTTCGAGGCGCGGGCGTTGTTCCAGCTGAAGTTCTACGCGCTGGTGCTGTGGCGCACCCGGGGGGTGGTGCCCAGGGTGCTGCGACTGCTCTACCTGCGCGACGCCGAGGTGTTGGACTACACGCCGGACGCCGACGAGCTGGTCCGCTTCGAGCGCACGGTGGTGGCCCTGTGGCGGGCGATCGAGCAGGCCACCGCCCGGCAGGATTTCCGGCCTCGACCGAGCCGCCTCTGCGACTGGTGCAGCCACCAGGCGCTGTGCCCCAGCTTCGGCGGGACCCCGCCGCCGTTCCCGGTCGCGGCGGCGAGCGCCGACCCGTTGCGCGATTCCCGGTCCGCTCCGGTGGTGCCGAGCGCCGACGAGTGA